The proteins below come from a single Candidatus Kirkpatrickella diaphorinae genomic window:
- a CDS encoding response regulator, protein MPQHDKILIIEDDFLIGACLEEFLISSGYEALIATNCAEAQTIFSQEGDIAAAIIDLTLPDGDGFALGRVLSQEKPGLAIIYTTGNMMDASTLSPRERFAAKPYVYEDLVAQLESLLK, encoded by the coding sequence GTGCCACAACACGACAAAATCCTGATTATCGAAGATGATTTCCTCATCGGCGCCTGCCTTGAGGAATTTCTGATTTCAAGCGGCTACGAAGCGCTTATCGCCACAAATTGTGCGGAGGCGCAGACCATTTTTAGCCAGGAGGGTGATATTGCGGCGGCCATTATCGACCTCACTCTGCCCGATGGCGATGGCTTCGCACTAGGCCGCGTTTTATCGCAGGAAAAACCGGGCCTCGCCATTATTTACACGACCGGGAATATGATGGATGCCAGCACCCTCTCCCCTCGTGAGAGATTTGCGGCCAAACCCTATGTTTATGAGGATCTTGTCGCGCAACTTGAGAGCCTGCTCAAATAA